Proteins from one Mesotoga infera genomic window:
- a CDS encoding glycerol-3-phosphate acyltransferase produces MSEPVFLLLFLLEFFVGSIMFSYWLGKIKGKDIRQTRDGNPGGSNLGRVFGWKWGMAGIVLDFLKGYVPLVFVVELGILQNWRLAIVSVAPVLGHAFSPFLKFSGGKAVAVTFGIWSALTRWEVPVLLGTIFTIFSLTRVIRKKGKTTPADDAARVMVGMLAVLVYVLMRGIPYLLPVWCMNMAILFYRHQRDIKAILVNQGSKRNAR; encoded by the coding sequence ATGTCTGAGCCCGTCTTTCTTCTTCTCTTTCTTCTGGAGTTCTTCGTGGGTTCGATTATGTTCTCGTACTGGCTGGGGAAGATCAAGGGAAAGGACATAAGGCAAACCAGGGACGGTAATCCCGGCGGCTCCAATTTGGGAAGGGTCTTCGGCTGGAAGTGGGGGATGGCCGGCATAGTTCTGGATTTTCTCAAGGGCTATGTTCCGTTGGTTTTCGTCGTGGAATTGGGGATCTTACAGAACTGGCGTCTGGCGATAGTTTCGGTCGCGCCCGTTCTCGGCCACGCCTTCTCTCCTTTCCTGAAGTTTTCCGGGGGGAAGGCCGTTGCGGTGACCTTCGGTATCTGGTCGGCTTTGACAAGGTGGGAGGTCCCGGTGTTACTCGGAACGATCTTCACCATCTTTTCTCTCACGAGGGTGATCAGAAAGAAAGGTAAAACAACTCCCGCCGACGACGCCGCGAGGGTCATGGTTGGCATGCTCGCCGTTCTTGTTTACGTTCTTATGCGCGGTATTCCCTATCTGCTGCCCGTATGGTGCATGAATATGGCGATACTTTTCTACAGGCACCAGAGGGATATAAAAGCGATTCTCGTCAACCAGGGCTCAAAAAGAAACGCTCGTTGA